Proteins encoded in a region of the Saccharothrix ecbatanensis genome:
- a CDS encoding sugar ABC transporter substrate-binding protein — protein MHRRRTLSVALVALIATACGDDGRNRSEADGANADKPVVGVILPDDETSSRWVEQDRPKLAQALRFAGVEPLIEDADNDEGRFASIADDMIRQRVDVLVTTPLSPEGGADVEAKAKAAGIPVINYDRISMGGHADYYVSFDNINVGELQAEGLLKCLGDKPGAHIIELQGAPNDNNATLFADGQHRKLRPLYDNGTLKLAQSHAVDKWDVAEAKVAFTRMLDANDGRVDGVVAANDGLAGAAIEVLKERGLAAGRVPVTGQDATLDGLRAILRGDQCMTVYKPIRDEAEAAARLAAAVAKGDLSGADDLATGNTRDLVSGRDVKSVLLGADLITAENVRQVVVAENAIKPADLCAGDLVEVCADLEILIG, from the coding sequence ATGCACCGTCGGAGAACGCTCTCCGTCGCCCTTGTCGCGTTGATCGCCACGGCGTGCGGTGATGACGGCCGGAACCGGTCCGAGGCTGATGGCGCGAACGCCGACAAGCCGGTCGTCGGCGTGATCCTGCCCGACGACGAGACGTCCTCGCGGTGGGTGGAGCAGGACAGGCCGAAGCTCGCCCAGGCACTCAGATTCGCCGGTGTGGAGCCGTTGATCGAGGACGCCGACAACGACGAGGGCAGGTTCGCGAGCATCGCCGACGACATGATCCGACAGCGCGTCGACGTACTGGTGACCACGCCGCTGAGCCCGGAAGGCGGCGCGGACGTCGAGGCCAAGGCGAAGGCGGCCGGCATCCCGGTCATCAACTACGACCGGATCAGCATGGGCGGCCACGCCGACTACTACGTGTCGTTCGACAACATCAACGTCGGCGAACTCCAGGCCGAGGGCCTGCTCAAGTGCCTGGGCGACAAGCCGGGCGCGCACATCATCGAACTACAGGGCGCACCCAACGACAACAACGCCACCCTGTTCGCGGACGGCCAGCACCGCAAACTACGCCCCCTGTACGACAACGGGACGTTGAAACTGGCGCAGAGCCACGCCGTCGACAAGTGGGACGTGGCCGAGGCCAAGGTCGCGTTCACCCGGATGCTCGACGCGAACGACGGCCGGGTGGACGGCGTGGTCGCCGCCAACGACGGCTTGGCGGGCGCGGCGATCGAGGTGCTCAAGGAGCGAGGGCTCGCCGCCGGCCGGGTGCCGGTGACCGGTCAGGACGCCACCCTCGACGGCCTGCGCGCCATCCTGCGCGGCGACCAGTGCATGACGGTCTACAAGCCGATCCGGGACGAGGCCGAGGCCGCCGCACGCCTGGCGGCGGCCGTCGCCAAGGGTGACCTCAGCGGCGCCGACGACCTGGCCACCGGCAACACCCGCGACCTGGTGTCGGGGCGGGACGTGAAGTCCGTGCTGCTGGGCGCGGACCTGATCACCGCCGAGAACGTCCGCCAGGTGGTCGTCGCGGAGAACGCCATCAAGCCCGCCGACCTGTGCGCGGGCGACCTGGTCGAGGTGTGCGCCGACCTGGAGATCCTGATCGGCTAG
- the ilvD gene encoding dihydroxy-acid dehydratase, with protein MNETPDIKPRSRDVTDGLERTAARGMLRAVGMGDDDWVKPQIGVASSWNEITPCNLSLDRLAKASKDGVHAAGGYPLEFGTISVSDGISMGHEGMHFSLVSREVIADSVETVMQAERLDGSVLLAGCDKSLPGMLMAAARLDLASVFLYAGSILPGRVTLSDGSEREVTIIDAFEAVGACSRGLMSRADVDLIERAICPGEGACGGMYTANTMASAAEALGMSLPGSAAPPATDRRRDGYARRSGQAVVEMLRKGTTARQIMTREAFENAIAVVMAFGGSTNAVLHLLAIAHEAEVELSLDDFTRIGAKVPHLADVKPFGRHVMTDVDRIGGVPVVMKALLDAGLLHGDCLTVTGRTVAENLADIAPPDPDGTVLRAMNEPIHRTGGITILRGSLAPDGAVVKSAGFDSDVFTGTARVFDRERAAMDALENGTIKAGDVVVVRYEGPKGGPGMREMLAITAAIKGAGLGKDVLLLTDGRFSGGTTGLCVGHVAPEAVDAGPIAFVRDGDPITLNVADGTLDIGVDAAELAARRVGWEPLPARYQRGVLAKYAKLVGSASNGAVCG; from the coding sequence ATGAACGAAACGCCCGACATCAAACCACGCAGCCGCGACGTCACCGACGGCCTGGAGCGGACCGCCGCGCGCGGGATGCTGCGGGCGGTGGGGATGGGGGACGACGACTGGGTCAAGCCGCAGATCGGAGTCGCGTCGTCCTGGAACGAGATCACGCCGTGCAACCTCTCGCTGGACCGGCTGGCGAAGGCGAGCAAGGACGGTGTGCACGCGGCCGGCGGGTATCCGCTGGAGTTCGGCACCATCTCCGTGTCCGACGGCATCTCGATGGGCCACGAGGGCATGCACTTCTCGCTCGTGTCGCGCGAGGTGATCGCGGACAGCGTGGAGACGGTCATGCAGGCCGAGCGGCTGGACGGGTCGGTCCTGCTCGCCGGCTGTGACAAGTCGCTGCCCGGAATGCTGATGGCGGCGGCCCGGCTCGACCTCGCCAGCGTGTTCCTCTACGCGGGTTCGATCCTGCCCGGCCGGGTCACGCTGTCGGACGGCAGCGAGCGCGAGGTGACGATCATCGACGCGTTCGAGGCGGTCGGCGCGTGCTCCCGCGGCCTGATGAGCCGGGCCGACGTCGACCTGATCGAACGCGCCATCTGCCCTGGTGAGGGCGCGTGCGGCGGCATGTACACGGCGAACACGATGGCGAGCGCGGCCGAGGCGTTGGGCATGTCGCTGCCGGGCAGCGCGGCCCCGCCCGCGACGGACCGGCGTCGGGACGGTTACGCCCGGCGGTCCGGTCAGGCGGTGGTGGAGATGCTGCGCAAGGGCACCACCGCCCGGCAGATCATGACGCGGGAGGCGTTCGAGAACGCGATCGCCGTGGTGATGGCGTTCGGCGGCTCCACCAACGCCGTGCTGCACCTGCTGGCCATCGCGCACGAGGCGGAGGTGGAGTTGAGCCTGGACGACTTCACCCGGATCGGCGCGAAGGTGCCGCACCTGGCGGACGTGAAGCCGTTCGGCCGGCACGTCATGACGGACGTGGACCGCATCGGCGGTGTGCCGGTGGTGATGAAGGCCCTGTTGGACGCGGGTCTGCTGCACGGCGACTGCCTGACCGTCACCGGCCGCACGGTCGCCGAGAACCTGGCCGACATCGCGCCGCCGGACCCGGACGGCACGGTGCTGCGGGCGATGAACGAGCCGATCCACCGGACCGGCGGGATCACCATCCTGCGCGGCTCGCTGGCGCCGGACGGCGCGGTGGTGAAGTCGGCGGGGTTCGACTCGGACGTGTTCACCGGCACGGCCAGGGTGTTCGACCGCGAGCGTGCCGCGATGGACGCGCTGGAGAACGGAACCATCAAGGCGGGTGACGTGGTCGTCGTCCGCTACGAGGGTCCCAAGGGCGGGCCGGGGATGCGGGAGATGCTGGCCATCACCGCCGCGATCAAGGGCGCCGGCCTGGGCAAGGACGTGCTGCTGCTGACGGACGGCCGGTTCTCCGGCGGCACGACCGGCCTCTGCGTCGGCCACGTCGCGCCGGAGGCGGTGGACGCCGGTCCGATCGCGTTCGTCCGCGACGGCGACCCGATCACGCTGAACGTCGCCGACGGCACGCTGGACATCGGTGTGGACGCCGCCGAGCTGGCCGCCCGCCGGGTGGGCTGGGAGCCGCTGCCCGCCCGTTACCAGCGCGGTGTGCTGGCGAAGTACGCCAAGCTGGTCGGCTCCGCGTCCAACGGCGCGGTCTGCGGGTAG
- a CDS encoding WD40 repeat domain-containing protein, whose translation MGREHLTEPGVPLSISPPHRGPVTALTVVPHVDGRTLLVSGSSDGGVRRWDAVTGEALDEPLGGRGWVWSLAAATADDERAVVVTGFQDGRLVRWDAATGRRSAETPRTGWVRSVVTARLNGRTVVFSGSDDGDVRRWDAVTGLPVGDPLTHHTGPVRALAVVGSVLFSASDDGDVRRWDPETGHLGDPLTGHAAAVLSLVPVVLPDGRALLVGGCRDGGVVRWDAETGLPVGLPLVGHRGPVRSVAATGLDGRALLGGPVRLVAATGPGDGRVLVFSGSDDGDVRRWDAATGEAVGDPLTGHTRRVASLAITESAGRPLLVSAGDTTVRRWDMDTGRQVGEPLVGHTDEVCAVAAFGPLDGRTLLISGGKDHSVRRWDADTGKQVGEALLGHTETVTCVSAFHLADGRAVIAAGSQDHTIRLWDAVTGQSVGHPLTGHTNYVRSLAAVRLRDRRTLLASVAYDNKVLRWDVETGAPVGEPITGVRGPMAAVTLDDGRALLACLEKKSVLRRWDADTGQRVGGPMEGHSASCRVTALGAARVNGRAVFVSVGRDGTVLRWDAETGRRVGEPIRCDGEVATMAVCGGADGPLVIATGANPEVGITVRRVTR comes from the coding sequence ATGGGCCGTGAGCACCTGACCGAACCCGGCGTGCCGTTGTCGATCAGCCCTCCGCACCGCGGACCGGTCACCGCGCTGACCGTCGTCCCCCATGTGGACGGGCGCACGCTCCTCGTCAGCGGATCGAGTGACGGCGGTGTCCGCCGGTGGGACGCGGTCACCGGAGAGGCGTTGGATGAACCACTCGGCGGCCGTGGGTGGGTCTGGTCGTTGGCCGCCGCGACCGCCGATGACGAACGCGCGGTGGTTGTCACCGGTTTCCAGGACGGCCGGCTGGTGCGGTGGGACGCGGCGACTGGGCGGCGGTCGGCGGAAACGCCCCGGACCGGGTGGGTGCGGTCGGTGGTGACGGCTCGGCTGAACGGCCGCACGGTGGTGTTCAGCGGTTCCGACGACGGTGACGTGCGGCGGTGGGACGCGGTGACGGGCCTGCCCGTGGGGGATCCGCTCACCCACCACACCGGGCCGGTGCGGGCATTGGCGGTCGTCGGGTCGGTGCTGTTCAGCGCGTCGGACGACGGCGACGTGCGCCGCTGGGACCCGGAGACCGGGCACTTGGGCGACCCGCTCACCGGCCACGCCGCGGCCGTGCTGTCGCTGGTCCCGGTTGTCTTGCCTGACGGCCGCGCGCTGCTCGTGGGCGGCTGTCGTGACGGTGGGGTGGTGCGGTGGGACGCCGAGACCGGTTTGCCGGTCGGCCTCCCGCTCGTCGGCCACCGGGGTCCGGTGCGGTCGGTCGCTGCGACTGGTCTGGACGGCCGGGCGCTGCTGGGAGGTCCGGTGCGGTTGGTTGCTGCGACCGGTCCGGGTGACGGCCGCGTGCTGGTGTTCAGCGGTTCCGATGACGGCGATGTGCGCCGTTGGGACGCGGCCACCGGAGAGGCTGTCGGCGACCCGTTGACCGGACACACCAGGCGGGTGGCGTCGCTGGCCATCACCGAGTCGGCCGGCCGCCCACTGCTCGTGAGCGCGGGCGACACCACGGTGCGCCGCTGGGACATGGACACCGGTCGGCAAGTGGGCGAACCGCTCGTCGGTCACACCGACGAAGTGTGCGCGGTCGCAGCCTTCGGGCCACTGGACGGGCGCACGCTGCTCATCAGCGGAGGCAAGGACCACTCGGTGCGCCGCTGGGACGCCGACACCGGCAAGCAGGTGGGCGAAGCCCTCCTCGGCCACACCGAGACCGTGACGTGCGTGTCGGCGTTCCACCTGGCCGACGGTCGCGCCGTGATCGCCGCCGGCTCCCAGGACCACACAATCCGACTTTGGGACGCAGTGACGGGACAGTCCGTCGGCCACCCGCTGACGGGACACACCAACTACGTGCGGTCGCTGGCCGCCGTGCGACTCCGAGATCGCCGCACGCTGCTGGCGAGCGTCGCCTACGACAACAAAGTGCTGCGGTGGGACGTGGAGACGGGAGCGCCCGTGGGGGAGCCGATCACCGGGGTCCGGGGGCCGATGGCCGCCGTCACGTTGGACGACGGACGCGCGCTGCTCGCTTGTCTGGAGAAGAAGAGCGTGCTGCGGCGGTGGGACGCGGACACCGGGCAGCGCGTTGGCGGACCCATGGAGGGCCATTCCGCGTCGTGCCGGGTGACGGCGTTGGGCGCCGCACGGGTGAACGGACGCGCGGTGTTCGTCAGCGTGGGGAGGGACGGCACTGTGTTGCGGTGGGACGCGGAGACCGGGAGACGCGTGGGGGAGCCGATTCGCTGTGACGGCGAAGTGGCGACGATGGCCGTGTGCGGTGGGGCCGACGGCCCACTCGTGATCGCCACCGGAGCGAACCCCGAAGTCGGCATCACGGTGCGGAGGGTGACCCGGTGA
- a CDS encoding MBL fold metallo-hydrolase, with translation MTDGRWTTVADRVHARRYGELDLTVGLVVGDRRCLVIDTRGDVVQGAELAAAVREITALPWTVVYTHAHFDHCFGTTPFLPCDVWAHEGCAAELARSGESARQKRIAKYRAEGKPGIAAALEDTVITPPNRVLRADAELDLGGRSVRLVHPGLAHTDHDVVVHVPDVGVVFAGDTVEHGPHGWTAESFSSDTHITRWPGALDAILALAPRVVVPGHGEPVDVAFVTKHRDGLVRLIGLKNAIAAGEITHSDALAHSPYPQEVSRAVLA, from the coding sequence ATGACCGACGGACGCTGGACCACCGTCGCCGACCGCGTCCACGCCCGCCGCTACGGCGAACTCGACCTCACCGTCGGTCTCGTCGTCGGCGACCGACGCTGCCTCGTGATCGACACCCGCGGTGACGTCGTGCAGGGGGCGGAACTCGCCGCTGCGGTGCGGGAGATCACCGCGCTGCCATGGACGGTCGTGTACACCCACGCGCACTTCGACCACTGCTTCGGGACGACCCCGTTCCTGCCCTGTGACGTCTGGGCGCACGAAGGCTGCGCCGCCGAACTCGCCCGGTCCGGCGAATCCGCGCGGCAAAAACGGATCGCCAAGTACCGCGCCGAGGGCAAGCCCGGCATCGCCGCCGCGTTGGAGGACACGGTGATCACCCCGCCGAACCGGGTGCTGCGCGCCGACGCCGAACTGGACCTCGGCGGCCGGAGTGTGCGGCTGGTCCACCCCGGGCTCGCCCACACCGACCACGACGTGGTGGTGCACGTGCCCGACGTCGGCGTCGTCTTCGCCGGCGACACCGTCGAGCACGGACCCCACGGTTGGACAGCCGAGTCCTTCAGCTCCGACACGCACATCACACGCTGGCCCGGCGCACTCGACGCGATCCTGGCGCTCGCACCCCGCGTCGTCGTGCCGGGGCACGGCGAGCCGGTCGACGTCGCGTTCGTCACGAAGCACCGCGACGGCCTCGTCCGGCTCATCGGCCTCAAGAACGCGATAGCGGCAGGCGAAATCACCCACAGCGACGCGCTCGCGCATTCCCCGTACCCGCAGGAGGTCTCCCGAGCGGTGTTGGCCTGA
- the sigJ gene encoding RNA polymerase sigma factor SigJ — MTDRAAELAAEYTRIRPRLVGVAYSLVGTLAEAQDVVSDCWLRLTAADAHDPVRDVEAWSVVAVARRAVDVLRSARVQREEYVGPWLPEPLVGVAADPAEKVTLDDTVSFALMVVLETLTPAERTAWVLHEVFGMPFPEIAVVVGRSPAAVRQLAVRARAHVAAGAPRVDVETAEHRRAVDAFVRAVGQGDLRGLVAVLDPDVLLTTDGGGMLGVARRPVLGADRVGRFLVGVRRKMAAGERIAPLTVNGGPGFAVLTGNATRFVCAFTLHDGMVKRVDFVVAPAKLPRELEV, encoded by the coding sequence GTGACCGACCGCGCCGCCGAACTGGCCGCCGAGTACACCCGCATCCGGCCGCGCCTGGTCGGTGTCGCGTACTCACTGGTCGGCACGCTCGCCGAGGCGCAGGACGTGGTGTCGGACTGCTGGCTGCGGCTGACCGCCGCCGACGCGCACGACCCCGTCCGCGACGTCGAGGCGTGGTCGGTGGTGGCCGTGGCACGTCGGGCGGTGGACGTGCTGCGGTCGGCCCGCGTGCAGCGGGAGGAGTACGTCGGCCCCTGGCTGCCGGAACCGCTAGTGGGCGTTGCCGCTGATCCGGCCGAGAAAGTGACGTTGGACGACACGGTGAGCTTCGCGCTCATGGTCGTCCTGGAAACCCTCACGCCCGCCGAACGCACGGCGTGGGTGCTGCACGAGGTGTTCGGCATGCCGTTCCCGGAGATCGCTGTCGTCGTGGGGCGCAGTCCGGCTGCGGTGCGGCAGCTCGCGGTGCGGGCACGGGCGCACGTCGCCGCCGGTGCGCCACGCGTCGACGTGGAGACGGCCGAGCACCGGCGGGCGGTCGATGCTTTCGTGCGTGCCGTGGGCCAGGGTGATCTGCGCGGTCTGGTGGCCGTGCTGGATCCGGACGTGCTGCTCACGACGGACGGCGGCGGCATGCTCGGCGTGGCCCGTCGTCCTGTGCTCGGCGCGGATCGGGTGGGCCGGTTCCTGGTCGGCGTGCGCCGCAAGATGGCGGCCGGTGAACGCATCGCGCCCCTCACCGTCAACGGCGGCCCGGGATTCGCGGTGCTCACCGGCAACGCCACCCGGTTCGTCTGCGCGTTCACCCTCCACGACGGGATGGTCAAGCGGGTGGACTTCGTGGTGGCCCCCGCCAAGCTGCCGCGCGAGCTGGAGGTCTGA
- a CDS encoding SDR family oxidoreductase, protein MKVAVAGGTGVVGRKVVEALTRAGHDPVVLSRSSGVDLTTGDGLDAAVAGCEAVIDVSNSPEWGRAEAERFFTEATGNLLDASVRAGVRHLVLLSIVGVDVVDLDYYLAKRRQEELVVGGPVPWTVLRATQFFEFPSQVLAGATGPVAQVPAMLSQPVSTEDVAARLVELAEGEPQGFSLPLAGPERLRLVDMARQVVARRGDDLRVEEAGQSPDGLATGALTPQGEYTEGRTTFAEYLESVRP, encoded by the coding sequence ATGAAGGTCGCGGTCGCGGGCGGTACGGGTGTGGTGGGGCGCAAGGTGGTCGAGGCGCTGACCCGGGCGGGACATGATCCGGTCGTGCTCAGCCGGTCGAGCGGGGTCGACCTGACCACCGGTGACGGGCTCGACGCGGCGGTGGCCGGGTGCGAGGCGGTGATCGACGTGTCCAACTCGCCGGAGTGGGGGCGCGCGGAGGCCGAGCGGTTCTTCACCGAGGCCACCGGGAACCTGCTCGACGCGTCGGTCCGGGCGGGCGTGCGGCACCTGGTGCTGTTGTCGATCGTGGGTGTGGACGTCGTGGACCTGGACTACTACCTCGCCAAGCGGCGTCAGGAGGAGTTGGTGGTGGGCGGGCCGGTGCCGTGGACGGTGCTGCGGGCGACGCAGTTCTTCGAGTTCCCGTCCCAGGTGCTGGCCGGTGCGACGGGGCCGGTGGCGCAGGTGCCGGCGATGTTGTCGCAGCCGGTGTCGACGGAGGACGTGGCGGCACGGCTGGTGGAGTTGGCGGAAGGCGAGCCGCAGGGCTTCAGCCTGCCCCTTGCCGGGCCCGAGCGGCTGCGGTTGGTCGACATGGCGCGGCAGGTGGTGGCGCGTCGGGGTGACGACCTGCGGGTCGAGGAGGCGGGGCAGTCACCGGACGGTCTCGCCACCGGTGCGCTGACGCCGCAGGGCGAGTACACCGAGGGCAGGACGACGTTCGCCGAATACCTGGAGTCGGTGCGCCCGTGA
- a CDS encoding glycosyltransferase produces the protein MRILFSSLGSHGHTFPLVPLAVAASELGHDVTFVTTDTFADALTAQGIEHVTGGMDMLEAFELGNASPAARKTKDFDPRRVSAVFGSILARRHAADLAPIIVDRKPDLVVHEVANVGVALAARAAETPAVCHSFGKYWLPSGPLADIRLHLAEVAAEYGVEVPDGDVMRFGNPYLDICPPSLQDPDFLATATDRISLRPVPFAEPGGLPSWVLEHREPLVYLTLGTAFATVGVLRTAIEGLAGLGAKVLVAVGPTVEVDALGDVPDNVVVVPWLPQADLLPYADLVVHHGGAGTTMGTLGAGVPHLVLPQGADQFGNAAMVTDAGLGDRVLGAEVTAEVIAAKAHRLLTDDAVRDAARAMADEVAAMPSPHDVAGALLDYA, from the coding sequence GTGAGAATCCTCTTCTCGAGCCTCGGCTCGCACGGACACACGTTCCCCCTCGTACCGCTCGCCGTCGCGGCGAGCGAGCTGGGTCACGACGTCACGTTCGTGACCACGGACACGTTCGCCGACGCGCTGACCGCGCAGGGCATCGAACACGTCACCGGCGGGATGGACATGCTGGAGGCGTTCGAGCTCGGCAACGCGAGTCCCGCGGCGCGCAAGACCAAGGACTTCGACCCCCGACGGGTCTCGGCGGTGTTCGGCTCGATCCTGGCGCGCAGGCACGCCGCCGACCTGGCGCCGATAATCGTCGACCGCAAGCCCGACCTCGTCGTGCACGAGGTGGCCAACGTCGGCGTGGCGCTCGCCGCGAGAGCCGCGGAGACACCCGCGGTGTGCCATTCGTTCGGCAAGTACTGGCTGCCCAGCGGCCCTTTGGCAGACATCCGCCTGCACCTGGCCGAGGTCGCCGCCGAGTACGGGGTGGAGGTGCCCGACGGCGACGTGATGCGGTTCGGCAACCCCTACCTCGACATCTGCCCGCCGTCCCTCCAGGACCCGGACTTCCTGGCCACCGCGACGGACCGCATCTCCCTGCGACCGGTGCCGTTCGCCGAGCCCGGCGGACTTCCGTCGTGGGTGCTCGAACACCGCGAGCCGCTGGTGTACCTGACCCTGGGCACGGCGTTCGCCACGGTTGGCGTGCTGCGCACCGCCATCGAGGGTCTGGCCGGGCTGGGCGCGAAGGTGCTCGTGGCCGTCGGTCCGACGGTCGAGGTCGACGCGCTCGGCGACGTGCCGGACAACGTCGTCGTGGTTCCGTGGCTGCCGCAGGCGGACCTGTTGCCGTACGCGGACCTCGTGGTCCACCACGGCGGCGCGGGCACCACGATGGGCACGTTGGGCGCGGGCGTGCCGCACCTCGTCCTGCCGCAGGGCGCCGACCAGTTCGGCAACGCCGCGATGGTGACCGACGCGGGCTTGGGCGACCGGGTGCTCGGCGCGGAGGTGACGGCCGAGGTGATCGCCGCCAAGGCGCACCGCCTGCTGACCGACGACGCCGTGCGCGACGCGGCGCGGGCGATGGCCGACGAGGTGGCCGCCATGCCGTCGCCGCACGACGTGGCAGGCGCGTTGCTCGACTACGCCTGA
- a CDS encoding glycosyltransferase: MRILFSSLQTHGHTYPLVPLAIAARKLGHDVTFVTGEAFADALTPHGIEHVTGGLGMREAFAIAQEGVPVGQAQDVRPDVIPRVFGSVLPRRFASDLKPVIADRKPDLIVHELANAGAGLAAKVAGLPALCHSFGRMWQPDDIGSLAQSHLAEVAADLGVSVPSDDLMVLGNPYIDICPPSVQDPAFLARSPKRIELRPVSFAEPGDLPSWVLEHREPLVYLTLGTAFGDVGVLRTAIEGLAALDARVLVAAGPTVEVDALGDVPDNVVVVPWLPQSDLLPHVDLVVHHGGSGTTLGAFGVGVPQLVVPQGADQFSNAEMVVEAGLGDQLIGDDLTAEAITAQARRLLTDEAVHGAARAIADEVAAMPSPHDVARRLPEYA, from the coding sequence GTGCGAATCCTCTTCTCGAGCCTGCAAACACACGGACACACCTACCCCCTGGTGCCGCTCGCGATCGCCGCGCGCAAGCTGGGCCATGACGTCACGTTCGTCACCGGAGAAGCGTTCGCGGACGCCTTGACCCCGCACGGCATCGAGCACGTCACCGGCGGCTTGGGCATGCGTGAGGCGTTCGCGATCGCGCAGGAAGGCGTCCCGGTGGGGCAGGCGCAGGACGTTCGGCCCGACGTGATCCCGCGGGTGTTCGGCTCGGTGCTGCCGCGCCGCTTCGCCTCCGACCTGAAGCCGGTCATCGCCGACCGCAAGCCCGACCTGATCGTGCACGAACTCGCCAACGCCGGCGCGGGCCTGGCCGCCAAGGTCGCCGGTCTGCCCGCGCTGTGCCACTCGTTCGGGCGAATGTGGCAGCCGGACGACATCGGCTCCCTCGCGCAGTCGCACCTGGCCGAGGTCGCCGCGGACCTCGGCGTCTCCGTGCCGTCCGACGACCTGATGGTGCTCGGCAACCCGTACATCGACATCTGCCCGCCGTCGGTGCAGGACCCGGCCTTCCTGGCCAGATCGCCGAAGCGGATCGAGTTGCGGCCGGTGTCGTTCGCCGAGCCGGGCGACCTGCCGTCATGGGTGCTCGAACACCGCGAGCCGCTGGTGTACCTGACGTTGGGCACGGCTTTCGGTGACGTCGGCGTGCTGCGGACCGCTATCGAGGGCTTGGCGGCGTTGGACGCGCGGGTGCTCGTGGCCGCCGGTCCGACGGTCGAGGTGGACGCGCTCGGCGACGTGCCGGACAACGTCGTCGTGGTGCCGTGGCTGCCGCAGTCGGACCTGTTGCCGCACGTGGACCTCGTGGTGCACCACGGCGGCAGCGGCACGACGTTGGGCGCGTTCGGCGTGGGCGTGCCGCAGCTCGTCGTGCCGCAAGGTGCCGACCAGTTCAGCAACGCCGAGATGGTGGTCGAAGCCGGGCTGGGCGACCAGCTCATCGGTGACGACCTGACCGCCGAGGCGATCACGGCCCAGGCGCGGCGGCTGCTCACCGACGAGGCCGTGCACGGCGCGGCGCGCGCGATCGCCGACGAGGTGGCCGCCATGCCGTCCCCGCACGACGTGGCCCGCCGGCTGCCCGAGTACGCCTGA